One genomic window of Halobacterium noricense includes the following:
- a CDS encoding CRISPR-associated protein Cas4 — MPDDQANTPTTEFLTPNRAPEADRRKRLLDAITNESFNDWYQEEQFTENILEGRPYFNGASPPPAAEKHSPSKLLQCHRKVRYYAENAPKEGDAPQGLFWIGSAFEEEIVVPYLLDAVTTENTYVRNSMWIDTTIDDGGAPVRVKGVTDPVLVDSSGDPILVMEIKTTSSVSYLDSPKPHHKAQLHAYMYALDAEYDRSLRDGVLLYGGRDTLDIEVFHVQFDESFWQDRVVPWMRAQTQYRSDEVLPPADPVSDWECDTCPFRIRCGQANEGYEDVGFTGLLPGVDGYRKHQLVEYFDAYPDAKLTPTLAHQFPALAEEHGVYDWHCPTCGATYAWDAIDIEAQSPLCERCVEDDELCTVAVPMPESQNIH, encoded by the coding sequence ATGCCAGACGACCAAGCGAATACGCCCACCACCGAATTCCTGACTCCGAATCGCGCGCCGGAGGCCGATCGCCGGAAGCGTCTCCTTGACGCGATTACGAACGAATCATTCAACGACTGGTATCAGGAAGAACAGTTCACAGAGAACATTCTGGAGGGGCGGCCGTACTTCAACGGCGCATCCCCACCACCTGCCGCGGAGAAACATTCCCCGAGTAAGTTGCTACAGTGCCATCGGAAGGTCCGGTACTACGCAGAGAACGCACCAAAGGAAGGTGATGCACCACAAGGGTTGTTCTGGATTGGGTCTGCCTTCGAGGAAGAGATTGTCGTGCCGTACTTGCTGGATGCAGTCACGACCGAGAACACCTATGTGCGGAACTCGATGTGGATAGACACGACTATCGACGACGGTGGCGCGCCAGTCCGCGTGAAGGGTGTGACTGACCCGGTGCTCGTGGATTCCTCTGGGGACCCGATTCTCGTGATGGAAATCAAGACAACATCGTCGGTATCGTATCTGGACAGCCCGAAACCGCATCACAAGGCACAGTTGCACGCGTACATGTATGCGCTGGATGCTGAGTATGACCGGTCGCTGCGTGATGGAGTCCTGCTGTACGGTGGGCGTGACACGCTAGATATCGAAGTGTTCCACGTCCAGTTTGACGAGTCGTTCTGGCAGGACCGCGTTGTTCCGTGGATGCGAGCCCAAACCCAGTATCGGAGCGACGAGGTGTTACCGCCTGCTGATCCGGTGTCTGACTGGGAGTGCGACACCTGTCCGTTCCGGATTCGCTGTGGGCAAGCTAACGAGGGCTACGAAGATGTCGGGTTCACCGGACTGTTGCCCGGGGTGGATGGGTATCGAAAGCACCAGCTCGTGGAGTACTTCGATGCGTATCCTGACGCGAAACTCACACCGACGTTAGCACATCAATTCCCGGCACTCGCAGAGGAACACGGCGTGTACGACTGGCACTGCCCGACATGCGGAGCGACCTACGCGTGGGATGCTATCGACATCGAGGCACAGTCACCGCTCTGTGAACGCTGTGTCGAAGACGACGAACTCTGTACTGTAGCGGTTCCCATGCCAGAATCGCAAAACATCCACTAA
- a CDS encoding UvrD-helicase domain-containing protein, with protein sequence MPSDEPIRLRNAQRTIRDAYFQHESGLFTLNCVPGAGKSEVSDHIGAEDILRRYVAGDPTPEQRVAVISFNRSEAENLIPDICTRLRELVEHDLIPAANDVSDEELEYLIQRIRHAPFVGTIDGVLRDVLSDIAPDIGFEEMPTVGNPARQKQLHTTCYRRIQEDSDIVQRLARLEAAYPAGEHGDDMTEMLETAVRYCRNRRLSTDEFRTGLEQTVDDTYPDGAPDSFGDIITAIERYVGADVDKNAYDDIGDEELDAICDADARLYDAWRARVDDFCAVLETYRRTYRHAIRDEEVVSHTDVAYLVDAYFAGRLDDIDDAQRSRIQQRYHTRIRSLIIDEAQDVSAIQHAALSHLVTSNTRVFCAGDLLQSIYRWRHADPTLFETAADEGEYLGVDWDIHEHRTATTTYRCVPDIASAINEISEATLTDPARGNLGDVNVRYPGLEASRDSTTGSSIHIAAFDPIPAHPDSTTWVNPDEESGEAAKLATLIANGLADGTFTDDNDAPLGITVLFRWSAKMDEYEDAFDEEDVSVRTASENLFECPVVNTVLDVCEWLVEPADPEQTRQLVTESSLGLESLKPAFETHCWSLDAVLSDCELTDAHQDILNSLIELRNRRERFFSQPAGTYVEDIIKALALRADPHERFDITPAQRVANLDALVDTLQEWETDDHIDLRELSELIDPFRQQAHLGPNQPSTADTSHDVEFRTIHDAKGDQDDVIVVANPGFDLWKHGPQAQRFISQGSINALRPPTNTDTPEDVSLPPFTNGLYEPENQWDRDVGLRWTTSHWCNNIEDAADPTSLLGPDRLVRAAANKRAEAWRLLYVALTRAQDHLVVPLPRSRPYEPRPRDRWLDTIRDALNFTGDQTGTYTVDTEPHSFDVGVNDVALDATWRNTSRSRDDDVAVNPPCRADLAPWVPRFVNPSTMYPLTEAPDTHVLNHLLGNALHTDANDVPDHVPLRFDTLGPDDIGSCLHKVLTTLVDRDVPEPTLRNAGDEVRHVFDDILNDHAKRIGDDERDELFTFFEEEVLDDFLASDLWARIQRAERVTVERPIDGLVTNNDVEIEVHGTSDFVVESPSGEQHVSDVKITLTKPTAETQRRYKLQVTAYSYLFEQQEHSTTPVDGTVETFGVARDTIDPSWPADIVERRLTALIRQ encoded by the coding sequence ATGCCAAGTGACGAGCCGATTCGACTGCGGAACGCACAACGAACCATTCGTGATGCGTACTTCCAACATGAGTCTGGATTGTTCACGCTCAACTGCGTTCCGGGCGCAGGGAAGTCTGAGGTCTCCGACCACATCGGTGCAGAGGACATCCTTCGTCGGTATGTCGCGGGGGATCCAACACCCGAGCAGCGAGTCGCAGTCATCTCATTCAACCGCAGCGAGGCGGAGAATCTCATCCCGGACATCTGTACCCGGCTTCGAGAACTCGTCGAACACGATCTGATCCCCGCCGCGAACGATGTATCTGACGAGGAACTGGAATACCTGATTCAGCGAATCAGACACGCTCCTTTCGTCGGAACGATTGACGGTGTCCTTCGGGACGTGCTGAGTGATATCGCTCCCGACATCGGTTTCGAGGAGATGCCAACCGTCGGAAACCCCGCTCGACAGAAACAGCTGCATACCACCTGTTACCGCCGTATTCAGGAGGACTCCGACATCGTACAGCGACTGGCGCGGCTGGAGGCTGCGTACCCCGCTGGTGAGCACGGTGACGACATGACCGAGATGCTTGAGACTGCGGTCAGGTACTGCCGAAACCGCCGACTCTCAACCGATGAGTTCCGGACTGGTCTCGAACAGACCGTTGACGACACCTACCCGGACGGCGCTCCAGACTCGTTCGGTGACATCATCACCGCAATCGAACGCTATGTCGGCGCAGACGTTGACAAGAATGCCTACGACGATATTGGCGATGAGGAGCTCGACGCGATCTGTGACGCAGATGCGCGTCTCTACGACGCCTGGCGTGCTAGAGTCGACGACTTCTGCGCGGTCCTTGAGACGTACCGGCGAACGTACCGGCATGCCATCCGTGACGAGGAGGTTGTGTCACACACGGATGTTGCGTACCTCGTCGACGCGTACTTTGCTGGCCGACTCGATGACATTGATGACGCTCAGCGATCCCGCATCCAACAGCGGTATCACACGCGGATTCGGAGCCTGATTATCGACGAAGCGCAGGACGTCTCTGCGATCCAGCACGCGGCACTCTCGCACCTAGTGACATCCAATACGCGGGTGTTTTGCGCTGGAGATCTCCTCCAGAGCATCTACCGCTGGCGGCACGCTGACCCAACTCTCTTCGAGACCGCGGCAGACGAAGGCGAGTATTTAGGAGTTGATTGGGATATTCACGAGCATCGGACTGCGACAACAACGTACCGATGTGTTCCGGACATCGCTAGTGCGATCAACGAAATCTCCGAGGCGACACTCACAGATCCTGCCCGTGGAAACCTCGGCGACGTAAATGTCCGATATCCGGGGCTCGAAGCGAGTCGGGACTCAACGACTGGTTCGAGTATTCATATCGCGGCCTTCGACCCAATTCCGGCACATCCTGATTCAACTACCTGGGTCAATCCTGACGAGGAGAGCGGGGAAGCGGCGAAGCTGGCAACGCTTATTGCCAATGGGCTCGCAGACGGAACGTTCACTGACGACAACGATGCCCCTCTCGGAATCACCGTGTTGTTCCGGTGGTCGGCGAAAATGGACGAGTACGAGGACGCGTTTGACGAGGAAGATGTGAGCGTGCGGACAGCGAGTGAGAACCTCTTCGAATGTCCGGTCGTGAATACGGTACTCGATGTGTGTGAATGGTTAGTCGAGCCGGCTGACCCTGAACAGACTCGCCAGCTTGTCACGGAGTCGAGTCTCGGACTTGAGTCGCTCAAACCTGCCTTCGAAACACATTGTTGGAGCCTTGATGCGGTGCTCAGCGACTGCGAACTCACGGACGCCCACCAAGACATCCTTAACAGTCTCATCGAGCTCCGCAACCGGCGTGAACGGTTCTTCTCGCAGCCTGCTGGAACATACGTCGAGGACATCATCAAGGCGCTTGCTCTCCGGGCAGACCCCCACGAACGCTTCGACATCACCCCGGCACAGCGAGTCGCCAACCTCGATGCACTCGTTGATACCCTCCAAGAGTGGGAAACGGACGACCACATAGACCTACGCGAACTTTCCGAGCTGATCGACCCGTTCCGCCAACAGGCCCACTTGGGCCCGAACCAGCCAAGCACCGCTGACACAAGCCACGATGTGGAATTTCGGACAATCCACGACGCAAAAGGCGACCAAGACGACGTCATAGTCGTAGCGAATCCTGGCTTCGACCTCTGGAAGCACGGGCCACAAGCGCAACGCTTCATTTCTCAAGGCAGTATCAACGCCCTCAGGCCACCAACAAACACCGACACCCCCGAAGACGTGTCGCTCCCACCGTTCACCAACGGACTGTACGAGCCAGAAAACCAGTGGGACCGCGACGTCGGATTACGATGGACGACAAGTCACTGGTGTAATAATATCGAGGACGCTGCAGACCCGACATCGTTGCTCGGTCCCGACCGACTCGTCCGAGCGGCGGCGAACAAGCGAGCAGAAGCATGGCGACTGCTGTACGTCGCTCTCACACGGGCACAAGACCACCTCGTTGTCCCACTCCCACGGTCACGCCCCTATGAACCACGGCCACGTGACCGGTGGCTCGACACGATTCGAGACGCCCTCAACTTCACCGGCGATCAGACAGGGACGTACACGGTTGATACAGAACCGCATTCCTTCGACGTCGGCGTCAACGACGTCGCCCTGGATGCAACATGGCGGAATACGTCCCGTTCCCGGGATGACGACGTCGCCGTGAACCCCCCGTGCCGCGCGGATCTCGCTCCCTGGGTGCCACGGTTCGTCAACCCGAGTACGATGTACCCACTCACCGAAGCCCCCGACACACACGTACTCAACCACCTCCTCGGGAACGCCCTACATACAGACGCGAACGACGTTCCGGACCACGTCCCCCTCCGGTTCGACACCCTCGGCCCAGACGACATCGGCTCCTGCTTACACAAGGTACTGACCACACTCGTCGACCGTGACGTACCGGAACCCACACTCCGCAACGCCGGCGACGAGGTTCGACACGTGTTCGACGACATCCTGAACGACCATGCTAAACGGATCGGCGACGATGAACGCGACGAACTGTTCACCTTCTTCGAAGAGGAGGTACTGGACGACTTCCTCGCGTCAGATCTATGGGCGCGAATCCAGCGGGCCGAGCGAGTTACCGTGGAGAGACCAATCGATGGCCTCGTGACGAACAACGACGTTGAGATTGAGGTCCACGGAACGAGCGATTTCGTCGTCGAGTCACCCTCAGGCGAGCAGCATGTGTCCGACGTGAAGATCACACTGACGAAGCCAACGGCAGAGACCCAACGGCGGTACAAACTTCAAGTAACGGCCTACTCGTACCTGTTTGAGCAGCAAGAACACTCGACAACCCCCGTAGACGGGACAGTGGAAACCTTCGGAGTTGCGCGTGACACGATCGACCCATCTTGGCCGGCTGATATTGTCGAACGGAGACTTACAGCTCTCATTCGACAGTAG
- a CDS encoding IS1595 family transposase produces the protein MIPLDVFGSESLAADLLEQVRWRDGVSCPRCRSDRTVKNGSYGAFQRYLCKNCDRTFNDKTGTIFAHSKVALRKWLFSIYAFLRFNTSLRQLQREIDVTYKTMHRRVERFTRALDAPQLDLVGPVEIDEVYVSAGLKGRERDQPSRSRGLSTRGRGSYEGDKPPVFTIVDRGTGQRYVVPAKSADESTVRLLLADHEEESLTVYTDGFRAYDPLEDDDEFTRKYVVHGDGEYADGDIHVNTCESHASLARRWLSPHRGVSKDKLTQYLRAFQLRSELFRKSGREALKHAVKATL, from the coding sequence ATGATTCCGCTCGATGTGTTTGGCTCGGAATCGCTCGCAGCGGACCTGCTGGAACAGGTGCGCTGGCGTGACGGCGTTTCCTGCCCTCGCTGCCGTTCTGACCGGACGGTCAAGAACGGCAGCTATGGGGCGTTTCAACGCTATCTCTGTAAGAATTGCGACCGCACGTTCAACGATAAGACGGGCACAATTTTCGCTCACTCGAAGGTTGCGCTCCGCAAGTGGTTGTTCTCGATTTACGCGTTCTTACGGTTCAATACGAGTCTTCGCCAACTTCAGCGAGAGATCGATGTGACCTACAAGACGATGCACCGGCGCGTCGAGCGCTTCACCAGAGCGCTCGACGCGCCTCAACTCGACCTCGTTGGACCGGTCGAAATCGACGAAGTGTACGTCTCTGCGGGGTTGAAAGGCCGCGAGCGCGACCAACCGTCGCGCTCGCGTGGCCTGTCCACGCGCGGACGAGGTTCGTACGAGGGAGACAAACCACCCGTCTTCACCATCGTTGACCGTGGAACGGGACAGCGGTACGTCGTCCCGGCGAAATCCGCAGACGAATCGACGGTGCGACTCCTCCTCGCTGACCACGAGGAGGAGTCGCTAACAGTCTACACCGACGGATTTCGGGCATACGACCCGCTTGAGGACGACGACGAGTTCACCCGCAAATACGTCGTCCACGGTGACGGCGAATACGCTGATGGAGACATCCACGTGAACACGTGCGAGAGCCACGCGTCGCTGGCGCGACGCTGGCTCTCGCCGCATCGAGGCGTCTCGAAGGACAAGTTGACACAGTATCTCCGCGCCTTTCAGCTACGCAGCGAACTCTTCAGAAAATCTGGTCGAGAAGCACTCAAACACGCTGTCAAAGCGACTCTCTGA
- a CDS encoding restriction endonuclease, translating to MGSPTIQKAAGLLQRRDIDGVVVVTTSGFTDEAQTVASNRGVQLLHSTSNGRLNSSGIAGTTYESKKAEEIGPGITWEEREERGGN from the coding sequence GTGGGTAGCCCAACCATTCAGAAGGCTGCAGGGTTGCTTCAGCGCCGTGATATCGATGGTGTAGTTGTTGTCACAACGTCAGGGTTCACGGATGAAGCTCAAACGGTCGCGTCAAATCGTGGTGTACAGCTACTCCATTCTACATCTAACGGGAGGTTGAACAGTTCTGGCATAGCAGGTACAACATATGAGAGTAAGAAAGCAGAAGAAATCGGGCCCGGAATAACGTGGGAAGAGCGGGAAGAACGGGGCGGCAATTAG
- a CDS encoding PadR family transcriptional regulator has protein sequence MHDLTGFQRDLLYVIGGLDEPHGLAVKAEMEEYYESEIHHGRLYPNLDTLVDKGLVEKGELDQRTNSYALTRRGRRELTARRDWETQYVNISE, from the coding sequence ATGCACGATTTGACGGGGTTTCAGCGTGATCTGCTGTACGTCATTGGCGGGTTAGATGAGCCACACGGGCTTGCTGTGAAGGCTGAAATGGAGGAGTACTACGAATCCGAAATCCATCACGGGCGGCTCTATCCGAATCTTGATACACTCGTTGACAAGGGCTTGGTTGAGAAAGGCGAGCTAGACCAGCGCACAAACTCCTATGCGCTCACCCGGCGTGGCCGCCGCGAGCTTACTGCGCGACGCGACTGGGAAACCCAGTACGTCAACATCAGCGAGTAA
- a CDS encoding ISH3-like element ISH27-2 family transposase, which produces MSTTQQADSEIHEDQLLNFLVNCLDEEVSLNLANNAEIGAEDIYEVLVGATADGTSISTLCNSSEDSPSANTILYHLRTKFEPERLERVANTLLRRDIVELLPEQVEVCADLHLRPYYGDEDDTENLYHSEAKRGTTAFHAYATLYARVKNKRYTLAVRRLEDGDTASSVLAEFLGVLDGLDTEVKAVYLDRGFYDSKCLTLLQTHNYAYVVPIIRWGEAIQQELSEGWSRVIQHDLTGKLDGHSWTVEFPVYIDCTYLNGRYDEHGVARHGYAADAPFIENPRDARYHYSKRFGIESSYRLSEQAIATTTTRDSTVRLLYVVVSLLLQNTWRYLHYEYVATPRRGGRRLWWWPYKEFVNMVRRAAWTALAVRRAVPANRPPDDRFHR; this is translated from the coding sequence GTGTCTACGACCCAGCAAGCAGACAGTGAGATTCACGAGGACCAGCTCCTTAACTTCCTCGTCAACTGCCTTGACGAGGAAGTTTCTCTCAACCTCGCCAACAACGCTGAAATCGGTGCAGAGGACATCTACGAGGTCCTCGTCGGCGCGACCGCCGACGGGACCTCGATCTCGACGCTGTGCAACTCCAGTGAAGACTCCCCATCGGCGAACACGATTCTCTATCATCTACGGACGAAGTTCGAGCCGGAACGGCTCGAACGCGTCGCTAACACGCTTCTTCGCCGAGACATCGTCGAACTGCTCCCCGAGCAGGTGGAGGTCTGCGCAGACCTCCACCTGCGGCCCTACTACGGTGATGAAGACGACACGGAGAACCTCTATCACTCGGAAGCCAAGCGTGGAACCACCGCATTCCACGCCTACGCCACACTCTACGCGCGTGTGAAGAACAAACGCTACACGCTGGCGGTGCGCCGTCTCGAAGACGGCGACACCGCCAGCAGCGTCCTCGCTGAGTTCCTTGGTGTACTCGACGGCCTTGACACCGAGGTCAAGGCCGTCTATCTTGATCGCGGATTCTACGACAGCAAGTGTCTCACGCTGTTACAGACGCACAACTACGCCTACGTTGTCCCGATCATCCGGTGGGGTGAAGCGATTCAGCAGGAACTCTCGGAAGGGTGGAGTCGCGTCATCCAACACGATCTGACGGGGAAACTCGACGGTCACAGCTGGACCGTCGAGTTTCCCGTCTACATCGACTGTACGTACCTGAACGGACGGTACGACGAGCACGGCGTGGCGCGTCACGGCTACGCCGCTGACGCGCCGTTCATCGAGAATCCACGCGACGCTCGATACCACTACTCGAAACGGTTCGGTATCGAGTCGAGCTATCGGTTGTCTGAGCAAGCGATAGCGACGACAACGACGCGAGACTCCACGGTGAGACTGCTGTACGTCGTGGTGAGTCTGCTGTTGCAGAACACGTGGCGGTATCTGCACTACGAATACGTGGCGACGCCGCGCCGAGGCGGGCGTCGCCTCTGGTGGTGGCCGTACAAGGAGTTCGTGAATATGGTTCGACGGGCAGCGTGGACGGCCCTCGCGGTGCGTCGGGCCGTCCCCGCGAACCGGCCACCAGACGACCGGTTCCACCGGTAG
- a CDS encoding PD-(D/E)XK nuclease family protein, producing MTASGRLALAEPLDGADVPVAEVVTTTRREEARTVMATVATLRDVGVPVRDIAVVARDMDQYEEPLYRAAIQYGIAPVFWVQLRVTQTRPYALIESVCDVLGAEEVSREVLCRPLEHRWCPPSETSPSSSWPLDSQTVQRLMQELPDEPRTLEAWRDDLATTQERDDCLMTYITWLTDCPEPTPTVVTDRLLSVVDRYEELGLPVTKTRDCPALIETERDARAIIRVKTLIQQLRYKYADRLDEGSLDQSWSSVAELSQLIATQRPGRREHSNAHAVDVFEANDIWLLDIPYVIAVGLVDGEWPTQPESVVPAELQEEILRGEGRTGALAPRTAWTTGRDRDQFADTVQAAGDGLVVTRHTESTSGDERRPSPLLDQLNTKVVPADERRRLVSPSRDLPDAVEAMLNEEETNAK from the coding sequence GTGACCGCGTCCGGTCGGCTCGCCCTTGCTGAGCCACTCGATGGCGCTGATGTCCCAGTTGCGGAGGTGGTGACGACGACACGCCGTGAGGAGGCGCGAACCGTGATGGCGACTGTAGCCACGTTACGTGATGTTGGCGTGCCGGTCCGTGACATCGCTGTGGTTGCACGCGACATGGACCAGTACGAGGAGCCACTGTATCGGGCTGCGATCCAGTACGGGATTGCGCCCGTGTTCTGGGTGCAGCTCAGAGTAACCCAGACGCGGCCATACGCACTCATTGAGTCAGTCTGCGACGTACTGGGCGCGGAGGAGGTGTCTCGGGAGGTCCTATGTCGCCCACTCGAACATCGCTGGTGTCCCCCATCGGAAACATCGCCGTCATCATCGTGGCCACTTGATTCACAGACAGTCCAGCGGTTGATGCAGGAGCTACCAGATGAACCACGAACACTCGAAGCGTGGCGGGACGATCTTGCCACAACTCAGGAGAGAGATGACTGTCTCATGACGTACATTACGTGGCTCACCGACTGTCCAGAGCCAACGCCGACTGTAGTCACAGATCGCCTCCTCAGTGTTGTTGACCGGTATGAGGAGCTCGGGCTGCCGGTGACGAAAACGCGTGATTGCCCGGCGCTTATTGAGACAGAACGGGACGCGCGAGCAATCATTCGCGTGAAAACGCTCATCCAGCAACTTCGTTATAAGTACGCTGACCGCCTCGATGAAGGATCGCTTGACCAGTCATGGAGTAGCGTCGCGGAGTTGAGTCAGTTGATCGCAACCCAGCGACCCGGTCGACGAGAACACTCGAACGCACATGCCGTGGATGTCTTCGAAGCGAACGACATCTGGCTGTTGGACATCCCGTACGTCATCGCCGTTGGATTAGTGGACGGTGAGTGGCCGACCCAACCGGAGAGCGTTGTTCCCGCAGAACTTCAGGAAGAAATCCTTCGGGGAGAAGGGCGTACAGGAGCGCTTGCACCGCGGACGGCGTGGACGACTGGCCGAGACCGTGACCAGTTTGCTGACACCGTGCAGGCCGCTGGAGACGGGTTGGTCGTGACTCGCCACACCGAATCCACGTCTGGTGACGAGCGACGACCATCTCCGTTACTGGACCAGTTGAACACCAAGGTCGTGCCAGCCGATGAGCGACGACGACTGGTGAGTCCCAGCCGAGACCTCCCAGACGCTGTCGAAGCGATGCTCAACGAGGAGGAGACCAATGCCAAGTGA
- a CDS encoding AbrB/MazE/SpoVT family DNA-binding domain-containing protein, whose translation MAAEEPPEETKVSDRGMVTIPASLRRRLDIEAGDKLRWNVTEKGDLTVEVVRQRYGAFEDDDLQAPMGGDSLETHDLAGHEEDPAFTEDA comes from the coding sequence ATGGCAGCTGAAGAACCACCCGAGGAAACCAAAGTCAGTGACCGAGGAATGGTTACTATCCCAGCGTCGCTCCGTCGGCGTCTCGACATCGAGGCCGGCGACAAGCTCCGCTGGAACGTCACCGAGAAAGGTGACCTCACCGTTGAGGTCGTCCGACAGCGCTACGGCGCGTTCGAAGATGACGATCTGCAGGCTCCGATGGGTGGTGATAGCCTCGAAACGCACGACCTCGCCGGCCACGAAGAAGACCCTGCGTTCACGGAGGACGCCTGA
- a CDS encoding IS5 family transposase produces MTQISRFTGEIVPVAQSVTGDGDESAAPEGGGGFADYAFVSLHCLRIYLDTSYRMTIDLLKEMPQIIGEIGLSAADLPHPSTLCKAFDEMSMSVCRVLLRQSAQLHDPSKHGAIDATFYERSAASRHYCQRTSYRVQKLKVTKLVDTDTQAILDVHCSTNREGSDADLCAQIARRNAGDLLSLAADKGYDKNALRTALRDLDIRPLIKHRIFAPYDHAHNARIDEDRYNQRSMTETVNSAVKRSLGFAVRARSWYREFREIALMCVVYNIKRAVKQ; encoded by the coding sequence ATGACCCAAATCTCCCGCTTCACTGGAGAAATTGTCCCGGTCGCTCAAAGCGTTACTGGCGATGGAGACGAATCCGCCGCTCCGGAAGGAGGCGGCGGATTCGCCGACTATGCGTTCGTTTCCCTCCATTGTCTCCGGATTTACCTCGATACGTCCTACCGGATGACCATCGACCTGCTGAAGGAGATGCCACAAATAATCGGGGAAATCGGCCTCAGCGCGGCCGATCTCCCACACCCATCGACGTTATGTAAGGCGTTCGATGAGATGAGTATGAGTGTCTGTCGAGTGCTACTGCGCCAGTCGGCGCAGTTGCACGACCCCTCGAAACACGGCGCTATTGACGCCACGTTCTACGAACGGTCCGCCGCGAGCCGCCACTACTGTCAGCGAACGAGTTACCGTGTGCAGAAGCTGAAAGTCACGAAACTCGTCGATACAGACACGCAAGCCATCCTTGACGTGCATTGCTCGACCAACCGTGAAGGAAGTGATGCCGACCTCTGTGCGCAGATCGCCCGCCGGAACGCGGGCGATCTGCTCAGTCTCGCCGCGGACAAGGGTTACGACAAGAACGCGCTCCGCACCGCGTTGCGTGACCTCGACATTCGTCCGCTGATCAAGCACCGCATCTTTGCTCCGTACGACCACGCGCACAACGCTCGTATTGACGAAGATCGCTACAATCAGCGGTCAATGACCGAAACCGTCAATTCGGCAGTGAAGCGCTCGCTCGGCTTCGCCGTGCGAGCGCGTTCCTGGTATCGTGAGTTCCGTGAAATCGCTCTGATGTGTGTCGTCTACAACATCAAGCGTGCCGTGAAACAGTAA
- a CDS encoding type II toxin-antitoxin system VapC family toxin, which yields MAVAVVDSNILIDYKDTTPSGRHEQAEGIIHAIDRGDLPTARITNYVLLESLNWIHERQRHDIAVDLRDRLSESAGFELVHSAQKDFHRAVELFETYDEFAFGDATLTAYMEREGIEYLYSFDDDFDVIEDITRLETPDNPHN from the coding sequence ATGGCGGTCGCCGTCGTCGATTCAAATATTCTCATCGACTACAAGGATACGACCCCGAGCGGCCGCCACGAACAGGCCGAGGGCATCATCCACGCCATCGACCGTGGTGACCTCCCGACTGCTCGAATCACGAACTACGTGCTGTTGGAGTCTCTGAACTGGATTCACGAACGCCAGCGTCACGATATAGCGGTAGACCTCCGGGATCGACTCTCAGAGTCAGCAGGCTTCGAACTGGTTCACTCCGCTCAGAAGGACTTTCACCGTGCGGTGGAGCTCTTCGAGACCTACGACGAATTCGCGTTCGGTGATGCGACCCTCACCGCGTACATGGAACGAGAGGGAATCGAGTACCTGTACTCCTTCGATGACGACTTTGACGTCATCGAGGATATCACCCGGCTGGAGACACCCGATAATCCACACAATTGA
- a CDS encoding TATA-box-binding protein, which yields MSTLADTIHIENVVASSDIGQELALDQLSTDLPGAEYNPEDFPGIVYRLQEPKSATLIFRSGKVVCTGAKSVDDVHEALEIVFEDIRELGIDVASNPPIEVQNIVSSADLKQSLNLNAIAIGLGLEQIEYEPEQFPGLVYRLEDPDVVVLLFGSGKLVITGANESEDAQSALKHVEDRLTELGLLE from the coding sequence ATGAGCACTCTGGCGGACACGATCCATATCGAGAACGTCGTTGCATCCAGCGATATCGGCCAAGAACTCGCCCTCGACCAACTCTCCACAGACCTTCCCGGCGCGGAGTACAACCCCGAGGACTTTCCTGGAATCGTCTACCGCCTCCAGGAGCCGAAGTCAGCCACGCTGATCTTCCGCTCGGGGAAAGTCGTCTGCACCGGCGCGAAAAGCGTCGATGACGTTCACGAAGCCCTCGAGATCGTGTTTGAGGACATCCGCGAGTTAGGCATCGATGTCGCGAGTAATCCGCCGATTGAGGTGCAGAATATCGTCTCCAGTGCCGATCTCAAGCAATCGTTGAACTTGAACGCGATTGCGATCGGTCTGGGGTTGGAGCAAATAGAGTATGAACCCGAACAGTTTCCTGGCCTCGTCTACCGCCTTGAGGACCCCGACGTCGTCGTTCTCCTCTTCGGCAGTGGGAAACTCGTGATTACCGGTGCAAATGAATCTGAGGACGCACAGTCCGCACTGAAACACGTCGAAGACCGCCTCACTGAACTCGGCCTGCTTGAGTGA